In Bacteroidota bacterium, the following are encoded in one genomic region:
- a CDS encoding rhomboid family intramembrane serine protease: MKIGRSISATMFVLFVIWAVFIVSRFFPAMLEYGIVPHSQRGLIGIILAPFLHGSFGHIIANSVPLGVFVFVLFLFYNRIAVPVIVLSIVLGGLLVWLFGRQACHIGASGLIYSLAGFLVTSGIVRKKFWLFLLSVILIFLYGGLIWGVLPSDPRISWEGHLFGAVSGILLAFFFRKTPLSETNRMTSN; encoded by the coding sequence ATGAAAATAGGCAGAAGTATCAGCGCAACCATGTTTGTCCTTTTTGTGATATGGGCAGTTTTTATTGTGTCGCGGTTTTTCCCCGCAATGCTTGAATATGGCATTGTTCCGCATTCACAGCGAGGGTTGATTGGTATCATACTGGCACCGTTTCTACACGGGAGTTTCGGGCACATCATCGCCAACAGCGTGCCACTCGGCGTGTTTGTTTTTGTACTGTTCCTTTTTTATAACCGTATAGCAGTTCCGGTAATTGTGTTATCCATTGTGCTCGGTGGTTTGCTGGTTTGGCTGTTTGGCCGGCAGGCCTGTCACATAGGGGCAAGCGGACTTATTTACAGCCTTGCCGGATTTTTGGTTACCAGCGGCATTGTACGCAAAAAATTCTGGCTGTTCCTGCTTTCGGTTATTCTGATATTCCTTTACGGAGGACTTATCTGGGGCGTGCTGCCGTCCGACCCGCGCATAAGCTGGGAAGGCCATTTGTTTGGTGCCGTATCGGGGATTCTGCTTGCATTCTTTTTCCGAAAAACACCCTTATCCGAAACGAACAGAATGACCTCAAATTAG
- a CDS encoding RNA methyltransferase yields MLSKTQIKHLTSLRQKKYREENAQFIAEGSKTVTDLLESNFNVLSIYAMPGWIKENDALLQNHNGGIFPVTEGELSRISNLTTPNQVLAQIEIHNHKLDPAKLEHELVLVLDDISDPGNLGTIIRIADWFGINYIICSEFSVDVYNPKVIQATMGSVSRVNVHYAFLGGFLKELPFKPKVYGTMLEGENIYKTDLTPEGFIIIGNEARGISNDLQQHITHRLHIPAYKEGKIDQGTAESLNASVAAALVCGEFRRRML; encoded by the coding sequence ATGCTTTCAAAAACTCAGATAAAGCACCTCACATCACTCAGGCAAAAGAAATACCGCGAAGAGAATGCACAGTTTATTGCCGAAGGAAGCAAAACTGTGACTGATTTGCTTGAAAGTAATTTCAATGTACTGAGCATATATGCCATGCCGGGATGGATTAAAGAGAACGATGCCCTTCTGCAGAATCACAACGGGGGTATTTTTCCGGTAACGGAAGGAGAGCTGTCGCGCATCTCAAACCTTACGACTCCCAATCAGGTTCTTGCACAAATCGAAATACATAATCATAAACTGGACCCAGCAAAACTTGAACATGAGCTGGTGCTCGTGCTGGATGACATCAGCGATCCGGGAAATCTGGGAACCATCATTCGCATTGCCGACTGGTTTGGTATCAATTATATCATCTGTTCAGAATTCAGTGTTGATGTTTATAATCCAAAAGTAATACAGGCAACCATGGGCTCGGTGTCGCGGGTAAATGTGCATTATGCCTTTTTAGGCGGATTTCTGAAGGAATTGCCATTTAAACCGAAGGTTTACGGAACGATGCTTGAAGGTGAGAATATTTATAAAACGGATTTAACGCCGGAAGGATTTATAATAATCGGCAACGAGGCAAGGGGCATTTCAAATGATCTTCAGCAGCACATCACGCATCGTCTGCACATACCTGCATATAAGGAAGGTAAGATTGATCAGGGAACTGCCGAATCGCTGAATGCATCGGTTGCAGCGGCTTTGGTGTGTGGAGAATTCAGAAGGCGCATGTTATAA